The Chromatiaceae bacterium genome has a window encoding:
- a CDS encoding FkbM family methyltransferase, whose translation MKGVYERLGAYIRHLGWRRGLGLAVHRWLGNLLNPYVDLVWGSLGEDALLWFYLTEVLSIRTPGFYVDVGCNHPIYHSNTWRLYQLGWRGIAIDANQEMTDLYKKVRPRDQVVATLVSDEARELDFIMFEGSLLSTVEREHAAAWKESVRINEVRKLVPKTLTAILDEQRCPKEFELLKVDVEGHDAAVIRSIDLDKYRPIIILIEMDHQAMESIMHNEIYQKLSAHGYRMVSLAGYNGLFIKR comes from the coding sequence GTGAAAGGCGTTTATGAGCGACTCGGCGCCTATATCCGCCATCTGGGTTGGCGGCGCGGCTTGGGACTGGCGGTGCATCGGTGGCTTGGTAACCTGTTAAATCCGTACGTGGACCTGGTCTGGGGCAGCTTGGGGGAGGATGCACTCCTCTGGTTCTACTTAACGGAGGTTCTCTCTATCCGAACGCCCGGATTTTATGTCGATGTCGGTTGCAATCACCCGATTTACCACTCTAATACTTGGAGGCTTTATCAGCTCGGTTGGCGAGGCATCGCCATTGACGCAAACCAGGAAATGACAGATCTGTACAAAAAAGTCAGGCCTAGGGATCAAGTCGTTGCCACCCTGGTGTCCGATGAGGCAAGAGAACTGGATTTCATCATGTTTGAGGGCTCCCTGCTCAGTACCGTCGAGCGAGAACATGCGGCAGCTTGGAAAGAATCTGTCAGAATCAACGAAGTTAGAAAGCTCGTCCCGAAGACGTTAACTGCGATCTTGGACGAGCAACGGTGCCCTAAAGAGTTCGAATTGCTAAAAGTGGACGTGGAGGGTCATGATGCTGCCGTCATACGATCTATCGACTTAGATAAATACAGGCCGATAATTATTCTGATTGAAATGGATCATCAAGCTATGGAAAGTATTATGCATAATGAAATTTACCAGAAACTGTCCGCGCATGGCTATCGTATGGTTTCGTTGGCGGGATACAATGGGCTTTTTATAAAGCGATAG
- a CDS encoding polysaccharide deacetylase family protein, which yields MTAFAMILVPLALLGVVAYDFWFRFGARFNSDSFLEPLTGLVFLTYDDGPASPFAAWGDSIQDAETARESILAVDPCWNFAASTTANLARVLAEYDQRALFFVRGDTLDADQSTHDVLRKLHDSGSVLGNHSFSHTRFLQLPAECCVDEVQKTDCLLRKITGQAHSLFRPPWGQWHFGRTLRMWRRASLSQYSLPLNWTHATRDWEKSAVDLSRDNLNDAVSEFLQSARATRSGIVLLQHDVWIYSVLFTRILLECLCQEPRLRIGDPSLLVQHARQTSQAARQWVGIPYYLRERLRLIKSRLASALPLSRRSGP from the coding sequence ATGACTGCATTCGCCATGATTCTTGTGCCGCTGGCGCTCCTGGGCGTCGTGGCGTATGACTTCTGGTTTCGATTCGGTGCTCGGTTTAATAGTGATTCGTTTCTTGAACCGCTCACTGGGCTGGTCTTTCTCACCTACGATGACGGTCCAGCATCGCCTTTTGCGGCCTGGGGTGATTCGATTCAGGACGCGGAGACGGCACGTGAATCAATCCTGGCGGTGGATCCCTGTTGGAACTTTGCAGCATCGACAACCGCTAATCTGGCGCGTGTTCTCGCCGAGTACGATCAGCGTGCGTTATTCTTTGTGCGCGGCGATACTCTGGACGCCGATCAGAGCACGCATGATGTGCTGCGGAAATTGCACGATTCCGGCAGCGTGTTGGGTAACCATTCGTTTAGCCACACCCGGTTCTTGCAGCTTCCCGCCGAGTGCTGTGTTGACGAGGTACAGAAAACTGATTGTCTCCTTCGCAAGATTACCGGGCAAGCCCACAGTCTGTTTCGTCCGCCTTGGGGGCAATGGCATTTTGGCCGCACTTTGCGCATGTGGCGTCGGGCCTCGTTGTCTCAGTATTCCTTACCGCTCAACTGGACTCATGCCACCCGGGACTGGGAAAAATCCGCGGTGGATCTATCCCGAGACAACCTCAATGACGCCGTCTCGGAGTTCCTGCAAAGCGCGCGTGCCACTCGGTCTGGGATAGTGCTGCTGCAACACGACGTTTGGATTTATTCCGTGTTGTTTACTCGCATCCTTCTGGAGTGCCTTTGCCAGGAGCCCAGGCTGCGGATCGGCGACCCCTCCCTTCTTGTCCAGCATGCCAGGCAGACGAGTCAAGCGGCCAGACAATGGGTCGGAATACCCTATTATCTTCGCGAGCGATTGCGTTTGATTAAGTCGCGGCTAGCAAGCGCACTTCCGCTTTCACGGCGGTCAGGCCCATGA
- a CDS encoding glycosyltransferase family 2 protein: MKGIRGQLVSVIIPVYNRTGLLREAVQSALAQTYRPIEVIIVDDGSTDAEAMHQIRSLIGESPEVVRSIRVSNRGPGLARQAGLEVAAGDYIQFLDSDDLLLPRKLELQVAGLEANPDCALSYGKMREYSLGEMPRAVPSRRTGQRHRTLFPAALQGRLWATETPLYRLSALQGIGPWSGLRILEDWEYECRLGAQGAKLHYCDDFVSDVRHHAGPREGLRWHRDEQAFRDLLSAHVQVLGHARAAGVPAEAKEMKHFARNLFRLARQAGARGLTAEAKQLLGLAAETDRARRGEYRLYGWIAEILGWRRLATWAEPLAGLRRREQPSAGAAR, from the coding sequence ATGAAGGGCATCCGCGGCCAGCTCGTCTCGGTCATCATTCCCGTCTACAATCGGACCGGGCTGTTGCGCGAGGCCGTGCAGAGTGCGCTGGCCCAGACCTATCGGCCTATCGAGGTCATTATCGTGGACGATGGTTCGACCGATGCGGAGGCGATGCATCAGATCAGGTCGCTCATCGGCGAATCCCCCGAGGTCGTGCGCTCGATTCGCGTTTCCAATCGTGGGCCCGGACTTGCCCGGCAGGCCGGCTTGGAGGTGGCCGCCGGTGACTATATCCAATTTCTGGACAGCGACGATCTGTTGCTTCCGCGTAAGCTCGAGCTTCAGGTGGCTGGATTGGAGGCCAATCCGGACTGTGCGTTGTCCTACGGCAAGATGCGTGAGTACAGCTTGGGCGAGATGCCTCGGGCTGTCCCGAGCCGGCGCACCGGCCAGAGGCACCGGACCCTGTTCCCGGCGGCGCTACAAGGGCGGCTTTGGGCAACCGAGACGCCACTCTACCGCCTTTCCGCCCTGCAGGGCATCGGGCCCTGGTCGGGGCTGCGCATACTCGAAGACTGGGAATATGAATGCCGCCTGGGTGCGCAGGGCGCGAAACTCCATTACTGCGACGACTTCGTATCCGACGTTCGGCATCATGCCGGGCCGCGTGAAGGTCTGCGTTGGCACCGCGACGAGCAGGCGTTTCGGGATCTGCTGTCCGCGCATGTTCAGGTGCTCGGCCATGCCCGAGCGGCAGGGGTGCCGGCTGAAGCCAAGGAGATGAAGCACTTTGCCCGCAACCTGTTTCGGTTGGCGCGCCAAGCCGGAGCCCGTGGTCTGACCGCCGAGGCGAAGCAACTGCTCGGGCTCGCCGCCGAGACCGACAGGGCCCGCCGCGGCGAGTATCGCCTCTATGGATGGATTGCGGAGATCCTGGGTTGGCGGCGACTCGCCACCTGGGCGGAACCGCTGGCGGGCCTCCGCCGGCGCGAGCAGCCCTCCGCCGGAGCTGCGCGATGA